The Mucilaginibacter sp. PAMB04168 genome contains the following window.
CGGGTATAACGGCGCTGCAGTTACTGGGTAAGCAAAATAAATTTAATGTAGATACCACCACAGATGCTACCAGGTTTAGCTACAACAACCTTAAAAAATACGATGCCGTTATATTTTTGAATACAACGGGCGATGTGTTGAACGATGCGCAGCAATTAGAGTTTCAAAAGTACATACGCTCGGGCAAGGGATTTGTTGGCATACATGCCGCTACCGATACCGAATACGAGTGGCCCTGGTATGGGCAGCTTTCGGGCGCTTATTTTAGCAGTCATCCTAAGGTGCAACAGGCCGTTTTACAAGTAGTAGAGCCGGCTAACGACTTCACCAAACATTTGCCCGCCAAGTGGACCAAAACAGATGAGTGGTACAATTTCAAGTGGATTTCAGACAAACTGCATGTGGTGCTAACGCTGGATGAAAGCAGTTACACCGGCGGTAAAAATGGCGTTGGTCACCCTATGAGTTGGTATCAGGAATTTGAGGGCGGCAGGGTATTTACTACAGCCTTGGGGCATACTGACGAATCGTATACCGATCCCCTTTTTTTACAGCACGTGCTGGCGGGAATTAGATATGCGATAGGTAAAAAGTGAATTGCAAAGCCTTCCACAAAGTACCGGCCCCTTAAATAAGGGCATAGTTAAATACATGATTTCGGGCGTATGTGAGAAACCTTTTGAAAATGACAAGCCAGGCAGTTACAAAGATTTTTATTGTTGCAAATCATAGCAATGGTTAAATCTTATCAATAGGGAGGGCTTACTCACTGGTTACTGTCACAAAGCTTCTGGCTGGTAGCTTAACCTGCAGCTGGCCATTGCTCACCTTTTTACTGCCTAAGGCCTTAAGGGCATCTTTCTCATTGGTTACGTAAATCTGCACTTTGTTTAATTTGGCAGGTAAGCCGGTTACAGTAGCCATGCGTTCGGCACCGTTATTCACCACATGAATGGAGTAAATGCCTTTGCTGTTATCGCCCAAAGCGGCGCAAGATACATCAGCATAGCTGCTTTTTATAGGCAGTGCAAAAAGGTCCTTAGGTGTATTAGCCAACTGTCTGAGGTTCCAGAAACGTTGGGTTTCGCGTAAGGGGCCATTATCGCCAAAAATGCCGCCGCCTGCAAGTGGAGCGTAGTCGGCGGTTAACTGCCATTGTAAAATAGACGCTGGCTGGCAAATGGCTAATAAGCGCGTGTAAAGGTTAATTTCTTCAAGGGCGTAAGCAGGTTCCAGAAAAATGCCCGGATATTGCCAGGCGGCTGCATCAATACTGCCTTCACCAACTAAAAGTGGCACATTTAGCCGGGTAGCCGCATCCGCCCATTTTTGCAGTGTTGCGGTTTCCCAACCACGCCAGGAGTGAAATGATATAGCGCCGATGTATGGGCGGGCAGCCGCATCGGCCATAGCTGTGTTAATGAACGACCAGCTGTTAGCATCGGAGTTATCGCCTAGCAAAAGCTTGGTCTTTAAACCTTTGGTAGCCATATACGAGCCAAAGCCTTTAATAAAGTCGGCATGCTCCTGTGCAGTCATGCGGATATTGATACCCAGATCAGATTCATTAAAAGAGAAATAAGCTGCTTCAACACCGTAATTATCTTTCAAGTAACTGATGTAACGCGCTAGTGAGCGGTAAATGTCGGTCATCAAATCCTTGTTCAGCGGATTACCCCATACATTGTTTACCGGGTTCAAGTTCGGTTTGCCTACAATGGCCCAGTCTGGCGCCGACCATGCCGAAAGGATGACCGGGATACCTTTTTTGTGCAAGCGTTGCGCCATCTCCATTGCCTGTGTAACCTGGCTGGGCAGCTGATTTGCGCGGGCGGGGTCTGCCGGGTTTATATCTTTTTCGGGTTGCCAATAGCGCCAGGGCATTTCTACCCGGCTCCAGGCCAGCCGCAAATTGTCCAGGCTATAGGAAATCACTTGCGGATCGGTTGTTGGGTTTTGCAATCTGAAATTGCCGCCAAGACCCTCAAATTTACGACCCTGCACTGCAGCATTTAAGGCAAGTGTGACCGGTGTTTTATCAATAGGGCCTTTGGCTTCCAACTGGTAAGATTTTTGGACCACCTCACCCTTTTTTAACTGATTTGCACGTAGGGTAAAGTACACCAGAATGGCGCTGCTCTGCTCATCCCTGCGTATAAAAACGGAATCGGCTTCTGATGCCTTAACGTTTAATTCTATACCCGCCGATTTGTAGAAGAAGCCGTTGGATTTAACACCGGATAAACCTTTAATAGCTGCACTGCTGAGTGCTGCTATATTAACCGGCTTATCGGCATCGTTCAACTTTAAAGTACTTTGATTAATGGGGGCAACAGGCAGCCTGACTATAAAAAAAGCACCGATAAGGCTGGTATCGGCATGTGCGGTAAGTTGTACGCCAACTTGTGCTTTTGTACTTCCTAAATCTGTTACTGTTTCCTCAAAATACAGGCTATCTAAATTGGTAGTTACAATTTGCTGATTACTGCTACGCTTGTATATGGGACGTTGCCTTTCGCGGGCAGTGGTAAGAATTTGTGCACCATCGCTTTTAATAAATTGTAAGCTGGTTTCAAAGCCCAGTAAATGGCCTTGCTTACGTATGCCGGTAAGATTACCCCAGGGTGTAACCTCAACCTGGCTGTAAGCTTGTTCATGAAACATCATAGCGGCAATCATTAAAAGGAAAAAGTATCTCATACCGGCACCAAAAATAAAAACTTTCGTCTTCATTATACGTGCGGTATTACTTATAGTTTAATGCCGCTGTATGCGCCCAGTTAATACGATAGTTTGGCCCGAACTGGTAAACTCAGTCGTAAACCTAAAAGTGAGATATCCTTCATTAATAGAATCTTTTGCTAAGTCTTTGGCAATGGCAGTTTTATCGGTGCTCTAAAATGTAATGATACCCCGCATAACAGGGGCGTTATTGATAGGGTGGAAGATGGATATTTTGCCGTCTCGTTCTATTTAGAACAGATTCACAAGGTCATCGATCTGCTTTTTTCCTTCCGCTTTACCAGGGTTCACTTTTGAGGTGGCTCTTAGCATCACTGGCGAGTGTGTCTTCGGGCCGATACAGCTTGCGTTACACTATCCAATGTAACTTTTGTGCCGATGGCGAGACTGCATTAAGATTTATGCATCAGCAAGTAAGGAAATCTATTTATTATCATAATTAGTTTTGGCAAACTAAGATGATGAAGTTACTGCTTAAGTGATAATATCTGTGCACCCACATTGTTGTAAAAATTGTTGTTGTACATAACAGTGCTTACCGGGTATCGTGGGCACGGGTCTTCAACTTTTGCCAAGGTGTAAATGAGCGGTACGGCAGCATTATTGCCTACCTGAATATACATGGTGTCTTTAAGACCTGCTATATTTGCCTGTACGCTAAAATAGTTTCCAGACGTTCCGTCGCTCTTTACTTGTACGGGCCTTTCTAGCTTTTTGTAAGTTACTTTAAGCTGACCGATAGCATAGGCGGGTTGGTTTGCAAAAAAAAGGTCGGCATTGGTGCTCTTATCAACTATCCTGAAATTAAGATACTCAGGCATCAGTCGATCTGTGCATGCTGTCACAAGTTTATCCCCGTCGTCCCGCTTACAAGAGCTTATGCTTATTAACAAAAGTAAACATGCTACAATAACGTTTCCCAAAGCTTTCATACTATATCCGTATTAGTCAGTAACCCATACGGTATAATAGCATTTTGCGATACACCTGTTTAAGAATATTAACGAAAAATAGTAGCTTGGCTATACCTGTTCTGCCTCGAGTTTTTCTTGCCTGCTGTTTTCTCGCCAGCCGCTATAAAGCAGGTTTTTATCCAGTACCGGTTTTGGGAAAAACAGACTGGCAACATAACCCACTACAATTACTACCAGGTGACTATATACGCCCAGCATCAGTTTATGGTGGGTGAAATTGTATTTGCCTAAATCGAGCAGTAAGGTTTTACTCTCTCCTGTGCCAACAGGGGTAGAGGTTAAAAATGCATAAGCCGTAAAAATAACGCATACTATAATGGCAATATTAATGCCCTGGCGGTTAGCACGGGCGCTGAAAAGGCCCAGTAAAAATATGCCTACAATACCGCCCGAGAAGATAGCATACAGCGTAAATACCACACCGAGTACACCCTCGTTACCAATGCTGGTATAGAGCATGCCAATACCCATAGACAACAAGCCCGATACCACTACCATGATGCGGCCGCCTTTCAGGTATTGTTTGTCGGGGCGGTTGGGGCTTATTTTTTTATAGTAATCCTCCACACCTACGGCCGCTAACGAATTTAAATCGGCACTGAGGCTACATATAGCTGCCGAGATCATGGCTGATAAAATGAAGCCGACTACGCCGGTAGGCAGCTGTGTGATGATAAAGTAAGGAAAAACGCCGTTAGGGTTAACCGAACCTGGCAGGGGGTGCTGCTTGTAGTAAACAAACAAGCAAGTGCCGATGAACATAAATAAGGTCCATACCGGAACGGTGAGTGATATGCCCAGCAGCGAAGCCCGGATGGCTGCTTTATCGGTTTTGGCGGTCAGGTAACGCTGAACCACGGTTTGGTCTGTGCCGTACTTTTGAATGGCATAGAACATACCGTTTATGGCCATCACAATAAAGGTAAGTTTAGTAAAGTTAAGATCGTATGGACCAAAACCCGTACGTCCGCCAGCCGAAGCCACATTCCAGATCTCTGCCGGACCACCTTTTATAGAAAACAACAAAACAACCAAACACACTATACCACTGGCAAACAGCATAAAGCCCTGAAAAACGTCCAGCCATATAACGGCTTCGATGCCGCCCATCAGGTTTACGGCAATGATGATAAGGCCGGTTACAATAATGATGGCGAAGGTGTTGCCGCCCGTCATATTACTTAAAGCCACGGCCAGCAAAAAGAAAACCGTGCCCATGCCCGAAAACTGCCTCAAAACGAACGCAATGGAGCTGTAGTAACGAGCCACGGTACCAAAGCGCTTTTCAAAGTATTCATAAGTGCTTAGGCCAATTACCTTTCTGTAAAGCGGAACAATGAACCAGATAGCGCCCAGCAACACAATAGGTACCATTAAACCCTGCACCAGCAGTATCCAGTTGTTAGAATAGCCTTCGCCGGGGTAGCCTAAGAAAGTAACACTGCTTATTAGCGTAGCCAGCAATGACATGCCAATGGCCCAGGCCGGAACCCTGCCTTTAGCTGCAAAGTAAGATTGCGTACTGTTTTGATTGCGTGCGTACCTTAAACCAAAGTACAGCGTAATCAATAAAACAGCTATAATGATAGTGTAATCAATTACACCTAAAACTGGCTTCATTTTTAATAGTTGGTAATCGGTTTACAATTTAAAATGCCCATGCCTCGCTGCTCCAGCTGTAACTGCCAGGCTTTAAGGTAATGTGCAAATCAGGATAAGCACTGCTGGCCACTGCGTTTCTGATCACACCAGCCGATAATTCCTGAACCGGAAAAATAGAATTAATATCTAACTCTTCCAAAATGGCTGCAGCGGTTGAGCCACCTTCAATAATCAGTTCCAGTACAGTGGTGTTCTCAAAAATGCATTTTACAGCCAAAGCCATTTGCTTTCGTAAATGGCGGGCATCGTACATAGTGGCCGCTTGTTCATCCTGTGGTATAGCCATAACGGCTTTACCCTGCTCTTTAAGCCGGGTAATTATCTCATCGGTCCAATAATTCACGGCAGCAGGTTCTGGGTTTGTCGATTGCATAATGCCGGCTGGCATATAACTTACCGGGCCGCCGCTTTTATGCAAATTGTTAACCAGCGCTGCACTTTGCTTAAACGTACTACCGCTTACATATAATACAGGTTGCTGCAAATGTTTTTCAGTTGTGTGTGCTGCTTCGGCTTTTTGCTGCAATGCATCCAAACAGGCTGTAAAAAAACCGGATGCACCGACAGCAAGCGTATCGGTTTGCAACTGGAGTGCCCATTCATGCAAATCTTCATCCGTATGGGTTTCGCCAACAATAATTCCGGTTTGCGGCAGTGGAGCAGTATGCGGCTGAACCGTTACAGCGTTTTGTGCATTTGCAAAACGGGTTTGTACATGCGATTCGGTCACCGGAAATTCGGGATCATGCCGAAAGCTGGTTTCATGCACCGGTATATCATGGATTAGATAATGCCCATTTATCAGCGTACGCCCCAAAGCAGGGTTTGCCGAAACAATAAGCGCCCGACTAATATCCATTGCCTCACATTGTGCGTTTATCTCCGGTATTACGTGCCCCCTCATTACCGAGTCGATCTTTTTAAACAGCAATTGCGGATTACAAGCTTTTAATTGCCTGCTCAACTCGCTGGTTATGGCTATAGCATCAGCCTCGCTTTTAGAGCGTGCATCAGTATTCACAACCAGCATATCCTTATCCGTAGCGGCAACAATGCCAGTGGTAATTTCAACGCTCAAGTTGTATTTCAGCCCTATGCCACCAATTTCAGCCGCGCCGGTCAGGTCATCCGCAATAACGGCTATCATCATACCGTAACCATACTTTTATGATGCGCGAGCTGTACGGCCGATTCTATGGCCAGTATCATGGCATCGGCACTGGCAATGCCTTTACCTGCAATCTCGAACGCGGTACCATGATCAACCGATGTACGGATGATGGGCAGGCCCATGGTGATGTTTACACCTTTAACGCTGTCCATTTGTTTCTTTTCCGGATTCCATTTAAAGCCCGAAAGCTTAAAGGGAATATGGCCCTGATCGTGGTACATAGCTACTACACCACCATAATACCCGGTTGCTGCCTTGGAGAACATCGTATCGGCCGGCACGGGGCCTTCTACATCATATCCTAACCGGAGTGCTTCCTGTACAGCAGGTAGTATTTCTTCATCATCCTCTGTACCAAACAGGCCCGAATCGCCGGCGTGTGGGTTCAATCCGGCAATACCAATTTTAAGGTTTTTTTCACCTAAGCTAATCAGGCCGTTATGCAACAGCTCCACCACTTCAACTATACGATCTTTTTTTACCAAATCACAAGCCTGGCGAAGCGAAACGTGGGTAGATACGTGAATTACCTTCATGTGGTCTTCTACCAACAGCATGGCATATTTCTTAGTGCCGGTAAAATCGGCGTAGATTTCGGTATGACCGGCGTAATGATGGCCAGCCTCATTCATCGATTTCTTGTTGAGCGGACCGGTTACCGTAGCATCAATATCACCATTCATGGCCAGTTCAATTACTTTGGCAACCGAACGGAAAGCGGCATCACCAGCCATGGCCGATACTACGCCAAACTCCAGTTTATCTAGATCCACATTGCGCAGATCGTACACATCGGGGCGGCCAAATTCAAACTTAGCTTCGGCTATATTTTTGATAGCGTTGATGGATACACCTAAGCCCAGCTTGTTAATAATGTGGTTAAAGGTGGCAGCATCGCCAACCAGTACGGGACGGCATATTTCGTATATTTTTTCCTCGGTTAAGGCTTTAATGGCAATCTCTGGACCAATGCTGGCCGGATCGCCCATGGTAATTCCTATAATGGGTTTGTTAGACATGGGTAGGCAGTTTTAATAAAGCTTGTTCTTGACGTAATAAATCATAATAAGCATTCAGCATACTTACTTCATCATGCTTATGCAAAGGGCTAAGCGGGGGCATCATGTGCGCCTGGCAAAGGCCGGCATCCTGCATTAATACCTTTAACGCGCGCAACGACTCGCCTAGTGTACGGCCCGATTGATACAGATTACCCAACGTGTCAGAAAGATGTTGGTAATAATAAGCTTTATCTGTATCGCCGGCGTTTACGGCCTTTGTCATTTCACAATAAATTTCGGGAGCAAGGTTACCTGTGCTGGGTATTAAGCCGTCGCCACCGTTAAACAGCGCATAGGCCGATTTTCCTGCCCAGCCCAAAAAGTGACTGAAATCAGCCCTGTCAGACCATAACTGCAAAGACCGGTCAAGCCGTGATTCGCTGCGTTCGGAGTCTTTGGTGCCTACAATAAACGGGTGGTAACTTAACTCCTCGATCAACTCCAGCGGGATGGACATGTGCGTGGTTGCCGGGATGTTGTAAACGATGAGCGGTCCCTGTATCTTATCGGCCAGTTGCAGAAAGTAGTCTCTCATCTGCTCCTCAGACAGGTGATAGTACGTAGGAAGCGTAGCCGCAACAGCATCGGCACCGGCATCAAAGCTGCGTTTGGCCAGGTCAACCGTCTCTTCCAAACAGTTGGAGGAGATGCCGATGTATAATAAAGTGTCCGGCGTTTTTAAACCCGATACTTTTTGGATATAAGCTTCCTTTAAGCTAAACGGGAGTGATGCCGATTCGCCCGTTGTGCCTAAAATAAAAGGCATGGCGTCGTTTTTTGCTAAATTAGAAACAATCTTTTCAACTGCTTCATCATCCAGCTGGTACCGGTCGGTTAACGGTGTGATAACCGGAACAATGGTGCCTTTGTACTTTTTATCTATTTTCATTCAATTTTATGCGCTGGTTAAAAACGGTTAACCCTTCAATCTCACTCTCAAATTTATTATTTTATCCTAAAGCCGCTGTATAAATGGCTACTGCGTCATCATAAGTAACCGGCCTTGGGTTATTGTTCAACAGCCTGGTTATCAACATAGCTTCAGTGGCCATTTGCGGTATGGCATCGGCTGTTATGCCTACCTCAGTAAGGGTGGCCTCAATACCACATGCGGCTATCAGTTCACGTATTTTCTTTACGCCGGCTTGTGCAGTTGCTGCATCGTCTGCCTGCCTTTCACATCCCAGTGCTACGGCCACATCGGCGTAGCGTTTAGGCGCGGCTGGCGCATTAAACTCCATTACATAAGGTAAAAGTAATGCATTTGATAAGCCATGCGGTAAGTTAAACGTGCTGCCCAGCGGATAGGAGAGGGCATGTACAGCAGCAGTATTTACCGGCCCCAAACAAAATCCGCCCAGCATACTGCCCATAGCCACGTGTGAACGAGCCTCCTCATCAGCACCATTATTTACGGCGGTAACTAAGTGTTGGGCAATCAATCGCATGCCCTCAAAGGCGTACATATCAATAAAAGGTTGTGCAAACTTGTTGGCGTAAGCTTCCAGGCAATGTGTTAAGGCATCTAAACCGGTTGCTGCAGTTATGCCTGCCGGTACGCTAATGGTAAGCAGTGGGTCAACATAAACAATATCAGGTACCAGGTAAGGGCTTATAATGCCTTTTTTCTGATGCTCATCATCAACCAGGATGGCATTGGGCGAAACCTCACTGCCGGTACCCGAGGTTGCCGGTACACAGATAAGCCCGGTTGTACGGCCTTTTAATAAACCATTGCCTACAATTTCTTCAAGTGTTTGCGTATTGTTCTTTTGTGCGGCAACCAGTTTGGCCACATCAAGTACACTGCCGCCGCCAATGCCTAATACCACATCAAAATTTTGCTGCGCAATAGATTGCATCAGCGTTCTGAAATCGGCAAAAGATGGCTCCTGGGTTATACTGGTATCGGTATTTACGGTTATACCTTTTTCCTGCAGTTGGTTAATGAGCTGGCTAAGCTTATCCAGCAATGGCGTAATGGTTATAATTAATACTTCCTTAGCATTTAGCTGCAACACCTCATCGGCCAGGCCGTCAAGTGAACCATTGCCGAAAATTAACTTGCCCGGAAAATGAATTTTTAAAAGTTGATGTTGAATCATAAATTATATGCGTACTGCATTCACCAACATGGCAAACTTAAAATCAAGGCGTCCAACTGCGGGTTGATCCTGGCACTAACACTGTTGCAGGCATATTTTGCCGCATAGGGTGGTTAAAGTTCCGGGGTAACTTCAGATAATACGATCAGTACTTGTAGTTTGATTATTGGTTACTTTATGCACAAACATATTAAAGGATAGAGCTTCTTCTTTATAGTATTTTTTCTATAAATAATAGCATCTTACCATAATTTACGCATCAATGAACAATTTAATGGATAATTTATATAATATTGAAACGTAATTCGCAGTTACTTATATTACATAACCAACATGAAGCCCCTTTATCGTAAACTTCCGGGTAAAATAGAAAGCTCATTCAGCGTTAGGCACGATGTGATGCCTAACTATGGTAACATATGGCATTATCACTCCGAACTGGAATTACATTACAATATACAAGGCGAAGGTGTACGCTTTATTGGCGATAATATTGGCAACTTTTCGGGCGGCGAGCTGATTTTACTGGGCGAAAATTTGCCACATGCGTGGCGTTGCCGCGAAGAATACTATCAGCCTAATTCGGGCCTCACTATAGAAGCCATTGTGATGCACTTTTTGCCTACCTGTTTGGGTAAAGATATACTAAACTTACCGGAGGCTTACCTGATCCCTAAACTCTTTGAACGGGCAAGGAGCGGTATGATTATTACCGGCAGTACGAAAGAAAAGGTAATTGAACTGATGAAGGAAGCTATTGATGCCAGCAATCTGGACCGCATCATAATTATGCTGTCGATATTAAAGCATTTGGCCGAAACCAGCGAGTACAAGCCCATTGTGAACGAGATCAGTGCGTTTCAGCAAAATACCGATCTGGACGATAAGCGGTTGAGCAACATTTATACTTATACGCTTTCCAACTAC
Protein-coding sequences here:
- a CDS encoding ThuA domain-containing protein, whose translation is MSSILKTLALLLFVFCSGSLWAKPKVLIFCKTAGFHHKSIGPGITALQLLGKQNKFNVDTTTDATRFSYNNLKKYDAVIFLNTTGDVLNDAQQLEFQKYIRSGKGFVGIHAATDTEYEWPWYGQLSGAYFSSHPKVQQAVLQVVEPANDFTKHLPAKWTKTDEWYNFKWISDKLHVVLTLDESSYTGGKNGVGHPMSWYQEFEGGRVFTTALGHTDESYTDPLFLQHVLAGIRYAIGKK
- a CDS encoding four-carbon acid sugar kinase family protein — its product is MMIAVIADDLTGAAEIGGIGLKYNLSVEITTGIVAATDKDMLVVNTDARSKSEADAIAITSELSRQLKACNPQLLFKKIDSVMRGHVIPEINAQCEAMDISRALIVSANPALGRTLINGHYLIHDIPVHETSFRHDPEFPVTESHVQTRFANAQNAVTVQPHTAPLPQTGIIVGETHTDEDLHEWALQLQTDTLAVGASGFFTACLDALQQKAEAAHTTEKHLQQPVLYVSGSTFKQSAALVNNLHKSGGPVSYMPAGIMQSTNPEPAAVNYWTDEIITRLKEQGKAVMAIPQDEQAATMYDARHLRKQMALAVKCIFENTTVLELIIEGGSTAAAILEELDINSIFPVQELSAGVIRNAVASSAYPDLHITLKPGSYSWSSEAWAF
- a CDS encoding dihydrodipicolinate synthase family protein produces the protein MKIDKKYKGTIVPVITPLTDRYQLDDEAVEKIVSNLAKNDAMPFILGTTGESASLPFSLKEAYIQKVSGLKTPDTLLYIGISSNCLEETVDLAKRSFDAGADAVAATLPTYYHLSEEQMRDYFLQLADKIQGPLIVYNIPATTHMSIPLELIEELSYHPFIVGTKDSERSESRLDRSLQLWSDRADFSHFLGWAGKSAYALFNGGDGLIPSTGNLAPEIYCEMTKAVNAGDTDKAYYYQHLSDTLGNLYQSGRTLGESLRALKVLMQDAGLCQAHMMPPLSPLHKHDEVSMLNAYYDLLRQEQALLKLPTHV
- the pdxA gene encoding 4-hydroxythreonine-4-phosphate dehydrogenase PdxA, which gives rise to MSNKPIIGITMGDPASIGPEIAIKALTEEKIYEICRPVLVGDAATFNHIINKLGLGVSINAIKNIAEAKFEFGRPDVYDLRNVDLDKLEFGVVSAMAGDAAFRSVAKVIELAMNGDIDATVTGPLNKKSMNEAGHHYAGHTEIYADFTGTKKYAMLLVEDHMKVIHVSTHVSLRQACDLVKKDRIVEVVELLHNGLISLGEKNLKIGIAGLNPHAGDSGLFGTEDDEEILPAVQEALRLGYDVEGPVPADTMFSKAATGYYGGVVAMYHDQGHIPFKLSGFKWNPEKKQMDSVKGVNITMGLPIIRTSVDHGTAFEIAGKGIASADAMILAIESAVQLAHHKSMVTV
- a CDS encoding sodium:solute symporter, producing MKPVLGVIDYTIIIAVLLITLYFGLRYARNQNSTQSYFAAKGRVPAWAIGMSLLATLISSVTFLGYPGEGYSNNWILLVQGLMVPIVLLGAIWFIVPLYRKVIGLSTYEYFEKRFGTVARYYSSIAFVLRQFSGMGTVFFLLAVALSNMTGGNTFAIIIVTGLIIIAVNLMGGIEAVIWLDVFQGFMLFASGIVCLVVLLFSIKGGPAEIWNVASAGGRTGFGPYDLNFTKLTFIVMAINGMFYAIQKYGTDQTVVQRYLTAKTDKAAIRASLLGISLTVPVWTLFMFIGTCLFVYYKQHPLPGSVNPNGVFPYFIITQLPTGVVGFILSAMISAAICSLSADLNSLAAVGVEDYYKKISPNRPDKQYLKGGRIMVVVSGLLSMGIGMLYTSIGNEGVLGVVFTLYAIFSGGIVGIFLLGLFSARANRQGINIAIIVCVIFTAYAFLTSTPVGTGESKTLLLDLGKYNFTHHKLMLGVYSHLVVIVVGYVASLFFPKPVLDKNLLYSGWRENSRQEKLEAEQV
- a CDS encoding iron-containing alcohol dehydrogenase — protein: MIQHQLLKIHFPGKLIFGNGSLDGLADEVLQLNAKEVLIITITPLLDKLSQLINQLQEKGITVNTDTSITQEPSFADFRTLMQSIAQQNFDVVLGIGGGSVLDVAKLVAAQKNNTQTLEEIVGNGLLKGRTTGLICVPATSGTGSEVSPNAILVDDEHQKKGIISPYLVPDIVYVDPLLTISVPAGITAATGLDALTHCLEAYANKFAQPFIDMYAFEGMRLIAQHLVTAVNNGADEEARSHVAMGSMLGGFCLGPVNTAAVHALSYPLGSTFNLPHGLSNALLLPYVMEFNAPAAPKRYADVAVALGCERQADDAATAQAGVKKIRELIAACGIEATLTEVGITADAIPQMATEAMLITRLLNNNPRPVTYDDAVAIYTAALG
- a CDS encoding AraC family transcriptional regulator — encoded protein: MKPLYRKLPGKIESSFSVRHDVMPNYGNIWHYHSELELHYNIQGEGVRFIGDNIGNFSGGELILLGENLPHAWRCREEYYQPNSGLTIEAIVMHFLPTCLGKDILNLPEAYLIPKLFERARSGMIITGSTKEKVIELMKEAIDASNLDRIIIMLSILKHLAETSEYKPIVNEISAFQQNTDLDDKRLSNIYTYTLSNYKRDITLKEISALSNLSVTSFCRYFKLMTNKTYYDFLTEIRISHACRQLVENKLTTELICFNCGFNNISNFYRHFKKIKGVTPVEYKRKYLNY